One segment of Clarias gariepinus isolate MV-2021 ecotype Netherlands chromosome 6, CGAR_prim_01v2, whole genome shotgun sequence DNA contains the following:
- the LOC128526289 gene encoding keratin, type II cytoskeletal 8-like, whose product MTSRQVRQSFSTQSAYSIPPRGGSVISSTRRTVVGSGFGSGFGSTGGGGGGGSYASFSSSSLSGGAGGRGAGYGFSSGGGFGGGASGFGGGFGGGFGGGAAGGGFGGGAGSFMMGGFGAGGGIPPTISAVTVNQSLLQPLNLEIDPNIQVVRTQEKEQIKTLNNRFASFIDKVRFLEQQNKMLETKWSLLQEQTTTRSNIDAMFEAYIANLRRQLDGLGNEKVKLEGELKNMQVLVEDFKKKYEDEINKRAAAENEFVLLKKDVDAAYMNKIELEAKVDALQDEINFLRAVYEAELRELQSQVKDTSVVVEMDNSRNLDMDSIVAEVRAQYEDIAKKSREEAEGWYKQKFEELQSSAGNYGEDLRSTKAEIAELNRMISRLQNEIEAVKGQRSNLESQIAEAEERGELAVKDAKLRIKELEEALQRAKQDMARQVREYQELMNVKLALDIEIATYRKLLEGEEHRISQGPAQATIHVQQSTSSSGGFGSSSGFGYGGGSSGFGGGFGGGMGGGMGGGMGGGMGGGMGMGIGGGMGGGMGSMSGGFGGGSSISRTSVSSVSQRRY is encoded by the exons ATGACATCCAGACAAGTCAGGCAGTCCTTCTCCACCCAGTCGGCCTATTCCATACCACCCAGGGGGGGAAGCGTAATTAGCAGTACACGCCGCACTGTTGTCGGCTCTGGGTTCGGCTCTGGATTCGGCTCtactggtggtggtggtggtggtggcagcTACGCCAgcttcagcagcagcagcctcagTGGAGGTGCTGGAGGAAGGGGTGCAGGCTATGGGTTCAGCAGCGGTGGGGGTTTTGGTGGCGGCGCAAGCGGCTTCGGTGGTGGCTTCGGTGGTGGCTTCGGTGGTGGTGCAGCTGGCGGTGGCTTCGGTGGTGGTGCAGGCAGCTTCATGATGGGTGGCTTCGGTGCTGGCGGAGGCATCCCACCTACTATCTCTGCTGTGACAGTCAACCAGAGCCTGCTGCAGCCACTCAACCTGGAGATCGACCCCAACATCCAGGTCGTCCGCACCCAGGAGAAGGAGCAGATCAAGACCCTCAACAACCGCTTCGCTTCTTTCATCGATAAG GTGCGCTTCCTGGAGCAGCAGAACAAAATGCTGGAGACCAAGTGGAGCCTCCTGCAGGAACAGACCACCACCCGCTCCAACATCGACGCCATGTTCGAGGCCTACATCGCCAACCTGCGCAGACAGCTGGATGGCCTGGGCAATGAGAAGGTCAAGCTGGAGGGGGAACTGAAGAACATGCAGGTTCTTGTTGAGGACTTCAAGAAGAA GTATGAGGACGAGATCAACAAGCGTGCCGCTGCAGAGAACGAATTTGTCCTCCTGAAAAAG GATGTTGATGCAGCCTACATGAACAAGATTGAGCTTGAGGCCAAGGTTGATGCTCTTCAGGATGAAATCAACTTCCTCAGGGCTGTTTATGAGGCT GAGCTGCGTGAGCTGCAGTCTCAGGTCAAGGACACATCAGTCGTTGTGGAGATGGACAACAGCAGGAACCTGGACATGGATTCCATTGTGGCTGAAGTCCGCGCTCAGTACGAGGATATCGCCAAAAAGAGCAGGGAAGAGGCTGAGGGCTGGTACAAACAGAAG TTTGAGGAGTTGCAGTCCTCTGCTGGTAATTATGGTGAGGACTTGCGCTCTACCAAGGCTGAGATCGCTGAGCTGAACAGAATGATCTCCCGTCTCCAGAACGAGATTGAGGCTGTCAAGGGACAG cgTTCCAACCTAGAATCCCAGATTGCCGAGGCAGAGGAGCGTGGCGAGCTGGCTGTTAAGGATGCCAAGCTCCGCATCAAGGAACTGGAAGAGGCTCTCCAGAGAGCTAAGCAGGACATGGCAAGGCAGGTGCGCGAGTACCAGGAGCTCATGAACGTCAAGCTGGCTCTGGACATCGAGATCGCCACCTACAGAAAGCTCCTGGAAGGAGAGGAACACAG aatcagTCAAGGTCCAGCCCAGGCCACCATCCACGTGCAGCAGTCCACCTCAAGCAGTGGTG GATTTGGCTCTAGCTCAGGATTCGGCTATGGAGGCGGATCAAGCGGATTCGGAGGAGGATTCGGTGGCGGCATGGGCGGCGGCATGGGCGGCGGCATGGGCGGCGGCATGGGCGGTGGCATGGGCATGGGCATTGGAGGCGGCATGGGCGGTGGCATGGGCAGCATGAGTGGTGGCTTTGGCGGTGGCTCAAGCATCAGCAGAACCTCCGTGTCCAGCGTCAGCCAAAGGCGTTATTAA